From a single Girardinichthys multiradiatus isolate DD_20200921_A chromosome 17, DD_fGirMul_XY1, whole genome shotgun sequence genomic region:
- the fgl2a gene encoding fibrinogen-like 2a: MRTILLCICATLLLMANLVPQTIRAADHSTNSHQRWDAKGPYSLGSESDHSTSCPVKLRPSGHCGSSGAGAEDSEECPYQLTLPPLTIQLPKQFRLLEKTMKELQNLKEVVNKLKSGCKECYGEQRNGVFGYQQEDQGQAQIHIQRDGGEEAALDPQRVSSQEERGDGMVSRAILDGTTLGQRSNFGKITPSPSSMQEMQMKLNRMSASLRNARSQISALQGRLEGLNLLNIDNVQAMVDRQVENITGVVNKLSSSCTTQCAAQSSPQFILAPRDCSDYNVLELRKNGVYRVTPDPRNGTFEVFCEMETFGGGWTVIQQRLDGSVSFNRTWAEYKKGFGNLRSEFWLGNDHIHLLTKAKDMIMRIELEDFEGVREYAKYDQFYVANEYLRYRLSISGYSGTAGNAISFNKHFNHDQKFFSTPDRDNDMYPSGNCGAYYSSGWWFDACMSANLNGKYYHKRYKGVRNGIFWGTWHNMTTEYYPTNYRQAFKTVKMMIRPKSYAP; encoded by the exons ATGAGGACAATACTGCTCTGCATTTGTGCCACTCTTCTGCTCATGGCCAACTTGGTGCCGCAAACCATCCGGGCAGCAGACCACTCCACAAACTCTCACCAGCGTTGGGATGCCAAAGGACCTTACAGCCTTGGATCTGAATCTGATCACTCCACCTCTTGCCCTGTGAAACTTCGACCCTCTGGCCACTGTGGGAGCTCTGGAGCTGGGGCAGAAGACAGCGAAGAATGCCCCTACCAGCTCACCTTGCCTCCCCTCACCATTCAGCTGCCCAAGCagttcaggcttctggaaaagaccatgaaggagctgcagaaccTCAAAGAGGTGGTGAACAAGCTGAAAAGCGGGTGCAAGGAGTGCTATGGGGAACAGCGCAATGGGGTCTTCGGATATCAGCAAGAAGACCAGGGACAGGCACAGATCCATATTCAAAGGGACGGTGGAGAAGAGGCAGCACTGGATCCTCAGAGGGTGTCCAGTCAAGAGGAGAGGGGAGATGGTATGGTTTCTAGAGCTATTTTGGATGGTACAACACTGGGGCAACGTTCCAATTTTGGGAAAATTACACCTAGCCCAAGTAGTATGCAAGAGATGCAG ATGAAACTGAATAGGATGTCCGCCAGCCTGCGCAATGCCAGGAGCCAGATCTCGGCTCTGCAGGGTAGACTGGAGGGGCTAAACCTGCTCAACATAGACAACGTGCAGGCTATGGTGGACAGACAGGTGGAGAACATCACCGGAGTGGTCAACAAGCTGAGCTCCAGCTGTACTACCCAGTGCGCAGCACAAAGCAGCCCTCAGT TCATCTTAGCCCCTCGGGACTGCTCGGACTACAATGTACTGGAGTTGAGGAAGAATGGTGTTTACAGAGTGACCCCTGACCCTCGCAACGGGACATTCGAGGTTTTCTGTGAAATGGAAACCTTTGGTGGGGGCTGGACTGTCATACAGCAGCGCCTTGACGGGTCTGTCAGCTTCAACCGCACATGGGCAGAGTATAAGAAAGGGTTTGGAAACCTAag AAGTGAGTTCTGGCTCGGCAATGACCATATCCACCTGTTGACGAAGGCCAAAGACATGATTATGCGCATAGAGCTGGAGGACTTTGAGGGTGTCCGGGAATATGCAAAGTATGATCAGTTCTATGTGGCCAACGAGTACTTGCGTTACCGACTCTCCATCAGCGGATACAG TGGAACAGCTGGGAATGCCATCAGTTTCAACAAGCACTTCAACCATGATCAGAAGTTCTTCTCCACCCCTGACCGTGACAATGACATGTATCCCTCTGGAAACTGTGGTGCCTACTATAGCTCTGGCTGGTGGTTTGATGCCTGCATGTCAGCCAATCTCAACGGGAAGTACTACCACAAGAGGTACAAGGGTGTCAGGAACGGAATCTTCTGGGGAACGTGGCACAACATGACAACAGAGTACTACCCCACCAACTACAGGCAGGCCTTTAAGACTGTCAAGATGATGATACGGCCCAAAAGCTATGCTCCTTAG